One segment of Rhodanobacter thiooxydans DNA contains the following:
- a CDS encoding VOC family protein: MQVQPYLFFDGRCEEAITFYRQAIGAEVVMLMRYADGPDGSAQCPDGTQPPADKVMHACLQIGASQVLVSDGFCGGQPKFDGFSLALTADDDVAARRLFDALADGGQVQQPLMSTFFASSFGMLADRFGVSWMVLVPSTPAG, encoded by the coding sequence ATGCAAGTCCAGCCCTACCTGTTCTTTGACGGCCGCTGCGAAGAGGCCATCACGTTCTACCGCCAGGCGATCGGCGCCGAGGTGGTCATGCTGATGCGCTATGCCGATGGCCCTGACGGCTCCGCCCAGTGCCCCGATGGCACGCAGCCGCCGGCGGACAAGGTGATGCACGCCTGCCTGCAGATCGGCGCCAGCCAGGTGCTGGTCTCGGACGGTTTCTGCGGCGGCCAGCCCAAGTTCGACGGCTTCTCGCTGGCGCTCACCGCCGATGACGATGTCGCGGCGCGGCGCCTGTTCGATGCGCTCGCCGATGGCGGCCAGGTGCAGCAGCCGCTGATGTCCACCTTCTTCGCCTCCAGCTTCGGCATGCTGGCCGATCGTTTTGGCGTGTCGTGGATGGTGCTGGTGCCGAGCACGCCGGCCGGCTGA
- a CDS encoding acetyl-CoA hydrolase/transferase family protein, which yields MTTRIAHAGLAARRMSAEQAAELILPGMTVGMSGFTGAGYPKAVPLALATRIAAAHERGDKFALRILTGASTAPELDGALARVGGIDFRLPYQSDPELRARINAGQIEYMDIHLGQVAQYAWCGFLGKIDVALVEVAGILPDGRLVPSTSVGNNKTWLDLADKVILEVNRRQPEGLDGMHDIYYGTALPPHRRPIPLLQPGDRIGEPYLRCDLDKVVAVVETDAPDRLGRFAPPDEASRRIAEHLVEFFRHEIAAGRLGEQLLPLQSGVGNIANAVLGGLREGGFRGLTAFTEVIQDGMLELLGDGTIAMASATSLSLSPEGVEEFVRRIDFYRQHIVLRPQEMSNHAELVRRLGCIAMNGMVEADIYGNVNSTHVAGSRIINGIGGSGDFARNGFLSCFMSPSTAKNGAISALVPMVSHVDHTEHDVGLVVTEQGLADLRGLSPKQRARAVIAQCAHPDYRPMLQDYFDRACRDSYGKHTPHLLNEALSWHQRYLDSGSMR from the coding sequence ATGACGACACGCATTGCACATGCCGGCCTGGCCGCGCGCCGCATGTCGGCGGAGCAGGCGGCCGAGCTGATCCTGCCGGGCATGACGGTGGGCATGAGCGGCTTTACCGGCGCCGGTTACCCCAAGGCCGTGCCGCTGGCGCTGGCCACGCGCATCGCCGCGGCGCACGAGCGCGGCGACAAGTTCGCGCTGCGCATCCTCACCGGGGCCTCCACCGCGCCGGAGCTGGACGGCGCGCTGGCGCGCGTGGGCGGCATCGACTTCCGCCTGCCGTACCAGTCCGATCCCGAGCTGCGCGCGCGCATCAATGCCGGTCAGATCGAATACATGGACATCCACCTGGGCCAGGTGGCGCAGTACGCGTGGTGCGGTTTCCTCGGCAAGATCGACGTGGCGCTGGTCGAGGTCGCCGGCATCTTGCCGGATGGTCGGCTGGTACCGTCCACCTCGGTGGGCAACAACAAGACCTGGCTGGACCTGGCCGACAAGGTGATCCTGGAGGTGAACCGGCGCCAGCCCGAAGGGCTCGACGGCATGCACGACATTTATTACGGCACCGCGTTGCCGCCGCATCGCAGGCCGATCCCGTTGTTGCAGCCGGGCGACCGCATCGGCGAGCCGTACCTGCGCTGCGACCTGGACAAGGTGGTCGCGGTGGTGGAAACCGATGCGCCCGACCGGCTGGGCCGTTTCGCGCCGCCGGACGAGGCGTCGCGACGCATCGCCGAACACCTGGTGGAGTTCTTCCGCCACGAGATCGCCGCCGGGCGGCTGGGCGAACAGTTGCTGCCGCTGCAGTCGGGCGTGGGCAACATCGCCAATGCGGTGCTGGGTGGCCTGCGCGAGGGCGGCTTCCGCGGCCTGACCGCGTTCACCGAAGTGATCCAGGACGGCATGCTGGAGCTGCTCGGCGACGGCACCATCGCGATGGCCTCGGCCACCTCGCTGTCGCTGAGTCCCGAGGGGGTGGAGGAGTTCGTGCGCCGCATCGACTTCTACCGCCAGCACATTGTGCTGCGCCCACAGGAGATGTCCAACCACGCCGAGCTGGTGCGCCGGCTCGGCTGCATCGCGATGAACGGCATGGTCGAGGCCGACATCTACGGCAACGTCAATTCCACCCACGTCGCCGGCAGCCGCATCATCAACGGCATCGGCGGCTCCGGCGACTTCGCCCGCAACGGTTTCCTGTCCTGCTTCATGAGCCCGAGTACGGCCAAGAACGGCGCCATCTCGGCGCTCGTGCCGATGGTCAGCCACGTCGACCACACCGAGCACGACGTGGGACTGGTGGTGACCGAGCAGGGTCTGGCCGATCTGCGCGGACTGTCGCCGAAGCAGCGGGCGCGGGCGGTGATCGCGCAGTGCGCGCATCCGGACTACCGGCCGATGCTGCAGGACTACTTCGACCGCGCCTGCCGCGACAGCTACGGCAAGCACACGCCGCACCTGCTGAACGAGGCGTTGTCCTGGCACCAGCGCTACCTGGACAGCGGCAGCATGCGCTGA
- the bla gene encoding class A beta-lactamase: MNRRSLLKGAVIGAASLLVRPTLALEVLRDGDASARLVALERRHGGRLGVAVLDTGSGRRIGHRVDERFAMCSTFKLLAAAAVLARVDRGVERLERRVVFDKDALVTYSPVTSHRVGAPGMTMAELCHAAITMSDNTAGNLLLHSLGGPAGWTAYARSLGDGVSRLDRIETELNEARPGDPRDTTTPAAMLANLHALLLGTALSDASRGQLAGWLRANTTGDARLRAGVPAGWRVGDKTGSGNHAATNDVAIIWPPQRKPLLVAAYYAESTADADARNVVLAEVGRIAVSI, encoded by the coding sequence ATGAATCGTCGAAGCCTGCTCAAGGGTGCCGTGATCGGCGCCGCATCGCTGCTGGTTCGTCCAACCCTTGCACTGGAAGTCCTGCGCGATGGCGACGCGAGCGCCCGCCTGGTCGCGCTGGAGCGCCGGCATGGCGGTCGCCTAGGCGTGGCCGTTCTGGATACCGGCAGCGGGCGCCGTATCGGCCATCGCGTCGACGAGCGTTTCGCGATGTGCAGCACGTTCAAGCTGCTGGCGGCGGCCGCGGTGCTGGCGCGGGTGGATCGCGGCGTGGAAAGGCTGGAGCGGCGCGTCGTTTTCGACAAGGACGCGCTGGTGACGTATTCGCCGGTCACCAGCCATCGCGTCGGCGCGCCGGGCATGACGATGGCCGAGCTCTGCCATGCCGCGATCACCATGAGCGACAACACCGCGGGCAACCTGTTGCTGCACAGCCTGGGCGGGCCGGCGGGATGGACCGCGTATGCGCGCAGCCTCGGCGATGGCGTGAGCCGGCTCGATCGCATCGAGACCGAACTCAACGAGGCGCGCCCAGGCGATCCGCGCGACACCACGACGCCGGCGGCGATGCTGGCGAACCTGCACGCGCTGCTGCTGGGGACGGCCTTGTCCGATGCATCGCGCGGGCAACTGGCCGGATGGCTGCGCGCCAATACCACCGGTGACGCGCGCCTGCGCGCGGGGGTGCCGGCCGGCTGGCGCGTGGGCGACAAGACCGGCAGCGGCAACCATGCCGCCACCAATGACGTCGCCATCATCTGGCCGCCGCAACGCAAGCCGTTGCTGGTGGCGGCGTACTACGCAGAGTCCACCGCCGATGCCGACGCACGCAACGTGGTGCTGGCCGAAGTGGGGCGGATCGCCGTGTCGATCTGA